In Archangium violaceum, the following are encoded in one genomic region:
- a CDS encoding glutathione S-transferase family protein, with amino-acid sequence MSQLVFHHYPSSPFSEKIRAIFGFKGLRWTSVHIPVIMPKPDVIALTGGYRKTPLLQIGADIYCDTALIADVLERLAPTPTLYPAESAGTAHLLAQWADSTLFWTAIPYTLQPAGLQTRFAGMKPEHIKAFVADRTAFRGNARSIAIPEATGALRLYLEQFEAQLADGRPWLLGKATSIADFSVYHSLWFVRSAPPVSDILEPYRHVTAWLDRVQALGNGTFDKMTSGEAVALAASSKPASTEGEAFLDLHGIARGERVTVAATDYGVDPVEGELVLSRPDEIAIRRVDPRAGEVVVHFPRIGFQLQRPG; translated from the coding sequence GTGTCCCAACTCGTCTTCCATCACTATCCAAGCTCTCCTTTCTCCGAGAAGATCCGGGCGATCTTCGGCTTCAAGGGCCTGCGGTGGACCTCGGTCCACATCCCGGTGATCATGCCCAAGCCGGACGTGATCGCGCTGACGGGTGGTTATCGCAAGACGCCCCTGTTGCAGATCGGCGCGGACATCTACTGCGACACGGCGCTGATCGCGGACGTGCTGGAGCGGCTCGCGCCAACGCCGACCCTGTATCCGGCTGAATCCGCCGGAACGGCGCATCTGCTGGCGCAGTGGGCGGATTCGACCCTGTTCTGGACGGCGATCCCGTACACCCTCCAGCCGGCGGGTCTCCAGACCCGGTTCGCCGGGATGAAGCCGGAGCACATCAAGGCGTTCGTGGCCGACCGCACGGCCTTTCGCGGCAATGCGCGGAGCATCGCGATCCCGGAAGCGACCGGGGCACTGCGGCTGTACCTCGAGCAGTTCGAGGCCCAGCTCGCGGATGGCCGGCCCTGGCTGCTCGGGAAGGCCACGAGCATCGCGGATTTCTCCGTCTACCACTCGCTCTGGTTCGTGCGGAGCGCGCCCCCGGTCTCGGACATTCTCGAGCCGTACCGCCACGTGACGGCCTGGCTGGATCGTGTCCAGGCCCTGGGGAACGGTACGTTCGACAAGATGACGAGCGGCGAGGCCGTCGCGCTCGCGGCCTCGAGCAAGCCCGCATCCACCGAAGGGGAGGCCTTCCTGGATCTGCATGGCATCGCGCGCGGCGAGCGTGTCACGGTCGCGGCGACGGACTACGGCGTCGATCCCGTGGAAGGCGAGCTCGTGTTGTCGCGCCCGGATGAGATCGCGATCCGCCGGGTGGATCCGCGCGCGGGCGAGGTCGTGGTGCACTTCCCGCGCATCGGCTTCCAGCTCCAGAGACCGGGGTGA
- a CDS encoding PAS domain S-box protein gives MTEAQTDAHSSEGLSDDLLRHLHGAILWEADAATVRLSFVSASAAEMFGHPVQHWAVEADFLKKHVHSRDWGRFLETLYRAAAEGGVHTCEHRMHRADGSTLWAQTTIQRSRRSNGVLLVAGLTVDVSRIKERELALGETEAHFRLLVENLRDYGVFMLSADGTVESWTPGAQRLKGYRADEVLGAPLSRFFPPEEIAKETPQRLLDKAELEREAEYVGWMLRKGGTPFWASLTLSAITDDRGRLRGFSNVAKDLTQSKKTEQALRESEEHFRLLVESQDYGVFMVSPTGAVETWNRGAQRLEGYRAHEVIGSPVSVLFPPDVAGNGLPERLLMEAARVGRAEYEGWLVRKGGEDFWGLLTISAVEDEGGRLRGFSILARDVTQRKRTEQELRRSEEYFRLLIGSVQDYGVFMLSTRGTVESWNQGAQRLKGYRAQEIIGSPISRFFPPEEIEKHTPERLVEQALLKGSATYEGWMVRKGGDRFWALATLSAVEDAQGNLQGISNVAKDLTERKKTEDTLRESEEQLRLLIDSLQDYGVFMLSPDGRIASWSPGAERMKRYKAEEIIGVSVTRFFRPEELKKGILENLLRRAETEGRAEFEGWMVRKGGSTFWASLILSAVRDREGRLHGFSNVARDLTERMRAEQAMSFLSEVGTVLAGSLDYHTTLNTVARLATRALAQTCVVEMLEDSLLHPVAVAHVDPDLEQLVQKAMRSIPNEPQKGHGVARVVQTGQSELLPDLSDVGWIAEALGLAEPTLLSDLGAQSYLCVPLTARGKTFGAMVLVANPGRSYDSEDLRLAEELARRAALAIDNARLYEQAQTAVRIREEILAVVSHDLRNPLTIIRTGAAQLLSDARGAEPRVKTPRIIERIGRAAERMIHMIRDLLDFSSIEAGQLRIEVAAHTANGIATENVEMLQAIAAEKGVRLEKDLEPSNLKVRCDRDRIMQVLSNLVGNAIKFTGEGGSVVVRTRGEDDRVVFSVSDTGPGIAEKDRAHIFDRYWQANRSARDSFGLGLAITKALIESHGGKIWIDSTEGQGTTFFFTLPRDG, from the coding sequence ATGACAGAAGCACAGACCGATGCACACTCGTCCGAGGGTCTGTCTGACGATCTGCTGCGGCACCTTCACGGGGCCATCCTCTGGGAAGCGGATGCCGCGACGGTCCGGCTCTCGTTCGTCAGTGCGTCGGCCGCGGAGATGTTCGGCCATCCCGTCCAGCACTGGGCGGTCGAGGCGGACTTCCTGAAGAAGCACGTCCACTCCAGGGACTGGGGTCGCTTCCTGGAAACGCTGTACCGGGCGGCCGCCGAGGGCGGCGTGCATACGTGCGAGCACCGGATGCACAGGGCCGATGGCTCGACGCTCTGGGCCCAGACCACCATCCAACGCAGCAGGCGCTCGAATGGCGTGCTCCTGGTGGCCGGGCTGACCGTCGACGTCTCCAGGATCAAGGAGCGGGAGCTCGCCCTCGGCGAGACCGAAGCACATTTCCGGCTGCTCGTCGAAAACCTCCGCGACTACGGCGTGTTCATGCTGTCGGCCGACGGGACCGTGGAGAGCTGGACCCCCGGTGCGCAACGCCTCAAGGGTTATCGGGCCGATGAGGTCCTCGGTGCTCCGCTCTCGCGCTTCTTCCCTCCCGAGGAGATCGCGAAAGAGACGCCCCAACGGCTCCTGGACAAGGCCGAGTTGGAGCGTGAGGCGGAGTACGTGGGCTGGATGCTCCGCAAAGGCGGCACGCCCTTCTGGGCGAGCTTGACCCTGAGCGCCATCACCGACGATCGAGGACGCCTTCGAGGCTTCTCGAACGTGGCGAAGGATCTGACCCAGAGCAAGAAAACCGAGCAGGCGCTGAGAGAGAGCGAAGAGCACTTCCGGCTGCTCGTCGAGAGTCAGGACTACGGCGTGTTCATGGTGTCTCCCACGGGAGCCGTCGAGACATGGAACCGCGGTGCCCAGCGGCTCGAAGGCTATCGGGCCCACGAAGTCATCGGGTCCCCGGTCTCCGTGCTCTTTCCTCCCGACGTGGCCGGGAACGGCCTGCCCGAGCGTCTCCTCATGGAGGCCGCGCGGGTGGGACGTGCCGAATACGAGGGCTGGCTCGTCCGCAAAGGCGGAGAGGACTTCTGGGGGCTCCTCACGATCAGCGCGGTGGAGGATGAAGGTGGCCGCCTCCGGGGCTTCTCCATTCTCGCGAGGGATGTCACCCAGCGAAAGCGAACGGAGCAGGAGCTCCGAAGGAGCGAGGAGTACTTCCGGCTGCTCATCGGGAGCGTTCAGGATTACGGCGTGTTCATGCTGTCCACGCGGGGAACCGTCGAGAGCTGGAATCAAGGTGCGCAGCGGCTCAAGGGTTACCGCGCCCAGGAGATCATCGGCTCGCCCATCTCACGCTTCTTCCCTCCCGAGGAGATCGAGAAGCACACGCCGGAGCGGCTCGTCGAGCAGGCGCTCTTGAAGGGCAGTGCGACCTATGAAGGTTGGATGGTGCGAAAGGGCGGTGACCGGTTCTGGGCGCTCGCCACCCTCAGCGCGGTGGAAGACGCGCAGGGCAACCTCCAGGGCATCTCCAACGTCGCCAAGGATCTGACCGAGCGCAAGAAGACCGAGGACACGCTGCGCGAGAGCGAGGAACAGCTCCGGCTGCTGATCGACAGCCTCCAGGACTACGGCGTCTTCATGCTGTCCCCGGACGGGCGTATCGCGAGCTGGAGCCCAGGGGCGGAACGGATGAAGCGGTACAAGGCGGAGGAGATCATCGGGGTGTCGGTGACCCGTTTCTTCCGCCCCGAGGAGTTGAAGAAGGGGATCCTCGAGAACCTGTTGCGGCGCGCGGAGACGGAGGGGCGCGCCGAATTCGAGGGCTGGATGGTCCGCAAGGGAGGGAGCACCTTCTGGGCCAGCCTCATCCTGAGCGCGGTGAGGGATCGCGAGGGCCGCCTGCACGGCTTCTCCAACGTGGCCAGGGACCTGACGGAGCGCATGCGGGCCGAGCAGGCCATGTCCTTCTTGTCCGAGGTCGGCACGGTACTGGCCGGATCGCTCGACTACCACACCACCTTGAACACGGTGGCCCGGCTGGCGACGCGAGCCCTGGCCCAGACCTGTGTCGTCGAGATGCTCGAGGACAGCCTCCTCCACCCCGTCGCGGTCGCGCATGTCGACCCGGATCTGGAGCAGCTCGTCCAGAAAGCGATGCGGAGCATCCCCAACGAACCGCAGAAGGGGCATGGAGTCGCGCGCGTCGTTCAGACCGGGCAATCGGAGTTGCTACCGGACCTCTCCGACGTAGGCTGGATCGCGGAGGCGCTCGGGCTCGCGGAGCCCACGCTCCTGAGCGACCTCGGAGCGCAGTCGTATCTGTGTGTTCCACTGACGGCGCGTGGCAAGACATTTGGCGCGATGGTCCTCGTGGCCAATCCTGGCAGGAGCTACGACTCGGAGGATCTCCGTCTGGCCGAGGAGCTCGCCCGCCGCGCTGCCCTCGCCATCGACAACGCACGGTTGTACGAACAGGCCCAGACCGCCGTTCGCATACGGGAGGAAATCCTGGCGGTCGTGTCGCATGATCTCCGCAACCCCCTGACCATCATCCGGACAGGGGCCGCGCAGCTCCTCAGTGATGCACGCGGGGCCGAGCCGCGAGTGAAGACGCCCCGGATCATCGAGAGGATCGGGCGCGCGGCCGAGCGGATGATCCACATGATCCGGGATCTGCTCGACTTCTCCAGCATCGAGGCGGGGCAGCTCCGGATCGAGGTCGCGGCGCACACCGCGAACGGGATCGCGACGGAGAACGTCGAGATGCTGCAAGCCATCGCGGCCGAGAAGGGGGTTCGACTCGAGAAGGATCTCGAACCGTCGAACCTGAAGGTCCGGTGCGATCGCGACCGCATCATGCAGGTCCTGTCGAACCTGGTCGGCAACGCGATCAAGTTCACGGGTGAGGGCGGCTCCGTCGTGGTGCGGACCCGAGGCGAAGACGATCGGGTCGTCTTCAGCGTCAGCGACACGGGCCCCGGCATCGCCGAAAAGGACCGGGCGCATATCTTCGACCGTTATTGGCAGGCGAACAGGAGTGCCCGAGACAGCTTCGGGCTCGGCCTCGCCATCACCAAGGCGCTCATCGAGTCCCATGGAGGGAAGATCTGGATCGACAGCACGGAGGGACAGGGCACCACGTTCTTCTTCACGCTACCGCGCGACGGATGA
- the cglE gene encoding adventurous gliding motility protein CglE — MRKPLLVAVLALLPTPVLAATPPEGVPLEVRRGFFTEADIGTFFTLGGENIYSNAQTYLQLGVGYDLTDKVSLGVHFGLGASAANCFAGYLPDSDVCSMSDNFTVSFGDVTAAYMVPLAERLYLMPKVAAGLTRMDPAPVGSGDPGQSMTAPNAGLGIGIEYATPMDHFSVGADFMARYIIGPNISTFALFPRVKYTF; from the coding sequence ATGAGGAAGCCGCTGCTGGTCGCCGTGCTCGCGCTGCTGCCCACCCCTGTCCTCGCGGCCACGCCGCCCGAGGGTGTCCCGCTCGAGGTTCGCCGCGGCTTCTTCACCGAGGCCGACATCGGGACGTTCTTCACGCTGGGTGGCGAGAACATCTACTCGAACGCGCAGACGTACCTGCAGCTCGGCGTGGGGTACGACCTGACGGACAAGGTGTCGTTGGGGGTGCACTTCGGCCTGGGCGCGTCGGCGGCGAACTGCTTCGCCGGGTACCTGCCGGACTCGGACGTGTGCAGCATGTCCGACAACTTCACGGTGTCGTTCGGCGACGTGACGGCGGCGTACATGGTGCCGCTGGCCGAGCGCCTCTACCTGATGCCGAAGGTGGCCGCGGGCCTCACGCGGATGGATCCGGCGCCGGTGGGCAGTGGGGACCCGGGGCAGTCGATGACCGCCCCGAACGCGGGACTGGGCATTGGCATCGAGTACGCGACGCCGATGGACCATTTCTCGGTGGGGGCGGACTTCATGGCCCGCTACATCATCGGGCCCAACATCTCCACGTTCGCCCTCTTCCCCCGCGTGAAGTACACCTTCTGA
- a CDS encoding AgmX/PglI C-terminal domain-containing protein has translation MAAGKKNGLTLRITGPDGTVQEAVSESESVIVGSGAQAAVKIPDPRVSNLHVMLKVESTGSVTAIDLGSESGTQVGGQRVVGPRTLASGDVLMVGGSRVEVLFGDEGLPPPPAGAEVNGATLQGSVLVPRAPEPVQPMVPPGLRNRTAPGPRARVFPAQQAQQVRQARPRVAPHMQEPLPAEAQPTKDEKVLQVCLLWGDQILGVQHFRDAVPVTIGEAKKNFFHVFDSEVGARHVLAVARGELYELHVPQSAGVIVTRNGDVRTKDSLRAEGKLTASGGEHAYTLGLHDRAEVSLGTLTFVVRYVKPSPAVAVNTLEEADFTWFKIAGITLVAAGALLTAILLTPRSEKPSDDDIFQSQQRVAKLLVKPTKPIDVKRFQAKGAEEGAKAKGEEGKFGKEEAKKAEADPSKPGTPVVDKTKREKDRQVVGKVGLLGAFKGLKGGASEVFGPGGLGTGINNALGGLKSGAGLGDAQGVGGLGSRGQGTGGGGTALGLGGLGTKGNGRGAGDGGGIDLTGRGKSITKIVPGKTTVIGGLDKDVIAKIIRSHQNEIKYCYETELNKNPSLAGKVAVAFTIDPAGGVSEANVTETTLNNSTAESCMLSRIRRWKFPEPKGGGVVAVTYPWLFSPAGNE, from the coding sequence ATGGCGGCGGGGAAGAAGAACGGATTGACGCTGCGTATCACCGGGCCGGACGGGACCGTGCAGGAAGCGGTGTCCGAGTCCGAGAGCGTCATCGTGGGGTCGGGTGCGCAGGCGGCGGTGAAGATCCCGGATCCGAGGGTCTCGAACCTTCACGTGATGTTGAAGGTGGAGTCCACCGGTTCGGTGACGGCCATCGATCTGGGCAGCGAGAGTGGCACTCAGGTGGGCGGTCAGCGGGTGGTGGGTCCGAGGACGCTCGCGTCGGGTGACGTGCTGATGGTGGGTGGTTCGCGGGTGGAGGTGCTCTTCGGAGATGAGGGCCTGCCTCCGCCGCCCGCGGGTGCGGAGGTGAACGGAGCGACGTTGCAGGGCTCGGTGCTGGTACCGAGGGCCCCGGAACCGGTTCAGCCCATGGTGCCTCCGGGCCTGCGCAACCGGACGGCTCCGGGGCCGCGGGCCCGGGTCTTCCCGGCTCAACAGGCCCAGCAGGTCCGGCAGGCCCGGCCCCGGGTCGCGCCGCACATGCAGGAGCCGCTGCCCGCCGAGGCGCAGCCCACCAAGGACGAGAAGGTGCTCCAGGTGTGTCTGCTCTGGGGCGATCAGATCCTGGGGGTGCAACACTTCCGGGACGCCGTGCCGGTCACCATCGGCGAGGCGAAGAAGAACTTCTTCCACGTGTTCGACTCCGAGGTGGGAGCGCGGCACGTGCTGGCGGTGGCTCGCGGTGAGCTGTACGAGCTGCATGTTCCCCAGAGCGCGGGCGTCATCGTCACGCGCAACGGGGACGTGCGGACGAAGGACAGCCTTCGCGCGGAAGGCAAGCTGACGGCGTCGGGCGGGGAGCACGCGTACACGCTCGGCCTGCACGATCGGGCGGAGGTGTCGCTCGGCACGCTCACCTTCGTGGTGCGCTACGTGAAGCCGTCGCCGGCCGTGGCGGTGAACACGCTGGAAGAGGCGGACTTCACCTGGTTCAAGATCGCCGGCATCACCCTGGTGGCGGCCGGCGCGCTGCTGACGGCCATCCTGCTCACGCCGCGCTCCGAGAAGCCGTCCGACGACGACATCTTCCAGAGCCAGCAGCGGGTGGCGAAGCTGCTGGTCAAGCCGACGAAGCCCATCGACGTGAAGCGCTTCCAGGCCAAGGGCGCGGAGGAAGGCGCCAAGGCCAAGGGCGAGGAGGGCAAGTTCGGCAAGGAGGAGGCCAAGAAGGCCGAGGCCGATCCCTCCAAGCCGGGCACGCCCGTCGTCGACAAGACGAAGCGCGAGAAGGATCGCCAGGTGGTGGGCAAGGTGGGCCTCCTCGGCGCCTTCAAGGGACTGAAGGGTGGGGCGTCGGAGGTCTTCGGTCCGGGCGGCCTGGGCACGGGCATCAACAACGCCCTGGGTGGCCTCAAGAGCGGCGCGGGCCTGGGTGACGCGCAGGGCGTGGGCGGGCTCGGCTCGCGTGGCCAGGGCACGGGCGGCGGCGGTACGGCGCTGGGCCTGGGTGGCCTGGGCACCAAGGGCAATGGTCGCGGCGCGGGTGACGGCGGCGGCATCGACCTGACGGGCCGCGGCAAGTCGATCACCAAGATCGTCCCCGGAAAGACCACCGTCATCGGCGGTCTGGACAAGGATGTGATCGCCAAGATCATCCGGAGCCACCAGAACGAGATCAAGTACTGCTACGAGACCGAGCTGAACAAGAACCCGAGCCTCGCCGGCAAGGTGGCGGTGGCCTTCACGATCGACCCGGCGGGTGGTGTGTCGGAGGCGAACGTGACGGAGACCACGCTGAACAACTCCACGGCGGAGAGCTGCATGCTCTCGCGTATCCGCCGCTGGAAGTTCCCCGAGCCCAAGGGCGGTGGCGTGGTGGCGGTGACGTACCCCTGGCTCTTCTCGCCGGCGGGTAACGAGTAG
- a CDS encoding tetratricopeptide repeat protein yields MAFRRTLAAATLALTAACATTSQVKPAPVATANPAPAPAPAAPAAAAPTPAPESLNAKDRQARERFAEAVAAFDAGDFARAEAGFRQVLELAPQSLNAQFNLGFIAERQGRLADAQAAYEKVRFLEPGHVPTLLNLGRLYRLQEKYTEAIELYEGGLKTPGREHDASLLNNLTVAYRLAGKHEQAEATARRVLARHPEDAEAYKNLALVYYDQGKYRLAELVLANARKLDEKDPGIYNNLGMIYLKLDDRARALVQFQKAVSLDERFAPGHLNIGALALAWRDYAGAERSFSKAVELEPGSHEAWLYYAYALDGQKGREPQKGLKAGEAFEKVLALRADQPEALCGAGWAYAVEKTGWDKAEGFLARCKDLGTTSAQDKQMIDAKLQGIAAMRKSGQPQPAAAPEEKQSNPEAVGGSGSLLDKVSDQAAQQEGAPAQEANPAQDSTSAQDTAPVQESTPAPAGEPSTAEGSPAGEPPAEAPKTE; encoded by the coding sequence ATGGCGTTCCGCCGCACCCTCGCCGCAGCCACGCTGGCCCTCACCGCCGCGTGCGCGACGACCTCGCAGGTGAAGCCCGCGCCGGTGGCCACCGCCAACCCGGCTCCGGCTCCGGCTCCAGCGGCTCCGGCCGCCGCCGCGCCCACGCCCGCTCCCGAGTCTCTCAATGCCAAGGACAGGCAGGCCCGGGAGCGCTTCGCCGAGGCCGTCGCCGCCTTCGACGCGGGCGACTTCGCCAGGGCCGAGGCGGGCTTCCGCCAGGTGCTGGAGCTCGCGCCCCAGAGCCTCAATGCCCAGTTCAACCTGGGCTTCATCGCCGAGCGCCAGGGCCGGCTCGCGGACGCCCAGGCCGCCTACGAGAAGGTGCGCTTCCTCGAGCCGGGTCACGTGCCCACGCTGCTCAACCTGGGCCGGCTCTACCGGCTCCAGGAGAAGTACACCGAGGCCATCGAGCTCTACGAGGGCGGATTGAAGACGCCGGGCCGCGAGCATGATGCCTCGCTGCTCAACAACCTCACCGTGGCCTACCGGCTCGCGGGCAAGCACGAGCAGGCCGAGGCCACCGCCCGCCGCGTGCTCGCTCGCCATCCGGAGGACGCCGAGGCGTACAAGAACCTCGCGCTCGTCTATTACGACCAGGGGAAGTACCGGCTCGCGGAGCTGGTGCTCGCCAACGCGCGCAAGCTCGATGAGAAGGACCCCGGCATCTACAACAACCTGGGGATGATCTACCTGAAGCTGGACGATCGGGCCCGCGCGCTCGTCCAGTTCCAGAAGGCGGTGTCGCTCGACGAGCGCTTCGCTCCCGGCCATCTCAACATCGGCGCCCTGGCGCTGGCCTGGCGCGACTACGCCGGCGCCGAGCGCTCCTTCTCCAAGGCCGTCGAGCTGGAGCCCGGCTCTCATGAGGCGTGGCTCTATTACGCCTACGCGCTGGACGGACAGAAGGGCAGGGAGCCGCAGAAGGGACTCAAGGCGGGCGAGGCCTTCGAGAAGGTGCTCGCGCTGCGCGCGGATCAACCCGAGGCCCTGTGCGGCGCGGGCTGGGCCTACGCCGTCGAGAAGACCGGTTGGGACAAGGCCGAGGGTTTCCTCGCGCGCTGCAAGGACCTGGGCACCACGAGCGCGCAGGACAAGCAGATGATCGACGCGAAGCTCCAGGGCATCGCGGCCATGCGCAAGAGCGGTCAGCCTCAGCCCGCGGCCGCCCCCGAGGAGAAGCAGTCGAATCCGGAGGCCGTCGGCGGCAGTGGTTCGCTGCTGGACAAGGTGTCGGATCAGGCGGCGCAGCAGGAGGGCGCGCCCGCTCAGGAGGCGAATCCCGCTCAGGATTCAACGTCTGCTCAGGACACCGCGCCTGTTCAGGAGTCCACGCCCGCGCCGGCCGGAGAGCCCTCGACGGCTGAAGGCAGCCCGGCGGGCGAGCCTCCGGCCGAGGCTCCGAAGACCGAATAA